The following proteins are encoded in a genomic region of uncultured Ilyobacter sp.:
- a CDS encoding TetR/AcrR family transcriptional regulator: protein MQVKKQEIKEKIYRAAFEEFYEKGFKKATMNTISDNSGVPVGNIYRYYKNKEAIFKDIVEDVAVELSNLFSNCLKIKYLSTDKSYSDSLRKEVLEFLEKLLELSLKNKRTIEILFEKSHGSKFDKFEKNLELKFIENSIYTAELGLRNSKLSQEDTEIVKVSAKVFLKGLETIMVNYSDNEELKRNLMFRFADFFITDIGSRMKLGKR, encoded by the coding sequence ATGCAGGTCAAAAAGCAGGAAATAAAGGAAAAAATCTATAGAGCAGCTTTTGAAGAGTTTTATGAAAAGGGTTTTAAAAAAGCCACTATGAATACTATTTCTGATAATTCAGGAGTTCCAGTTGGAAATATTTACCGATATTATAAAAATAAAGAAGCTATATTTAAAGATATCGTGGAAGATGTTGCAGTAGAGTTGTCCAATCTATTTTCAAATTGCTTAAAAATAAAATATTTATCTACTGATAAGTCTTACAGTGATAGTTTAAGGAAAGAAGTATTGGAATTTTTGGAAAAGCTTTTAGAATTATCCTTAAAAAACAAAAGAACAATCGAGATACTTTTTGAAAAAAGTCACGGGTCTAAATTTGATAAATTTGAAAAAAACCTAGAGCTGAAGTTTATAGAAAACTCTATATATACGGCGGAGCTGGGTTTAAGAAATTCAAAATTGAGCCAGGAAGATACTGAGATTGTAAAAGTTTCTGCAAAGGTTTTTTTGAAAGGCCTAGAGACCATAATGGTAAATTATTCTGATAACGAAGAACTGAAAAGAAATCTCATGTTTAGATTTGCTGATTTCTTTATAACTGATATAGGTTCTAGAATGAAGCTAGGTAAAAGATAA
- a CDS encoding SDR family NAD(P)-dependent oxidoreductase, with amino-acid sequence MIIITGGAGFIGSHLCENLIKNGEKIICIDNFNEYYDPMIKENNIKTLISNDRFQLFKGDIRDMPFLEKIFSENRVEMVINLAAMAGVRPSLEDPLLYEEVNIKGLMNILELCKKYKINKFIQASSSSVYGNNSKVPFSENDVVDYAISPYAATKKSGEILGHVFHHLYNIDMIQLRFFTVYGPRQRPDLAIHKFTKFITEGKAVPVYGDGSSERDYTYIDDILDGIIKSIDYLRENQGIYHILNLGESETISLNKMIQVIQDELGIKAIINHLPLQPGDVNKTYADISKAKKLLGYSPKTNFKNGIKNFISWYQEFNELKKTSLR; translated from the coding sequence ATGATTATTATTACTGGAGGAGCAGGGTTTATAGGCTCACATCTTTGTGAAAATCTTATAAAAAATGGAGAAAAAATAATCTGTATAGACAATTTTAATGAATATTATGATCCTATGATTAAAGAAAATAATATTAAAACGCTTATATCAAATGATAGATTTCAACTGTTTAAAGGAGATATAAGGGATATGCCTTTTTTGGAAAAAATTTTCTCTGAAAACAGAGTAGAAATGGTAATTAACTTAGCGGCTATGGCAGGGGTAAGACCATCTTTGGAAGATCCTTTGTTGTATGAAGAAGTTAACATTAAAGGCTTAATGAATATTCTTGAACTGTGTAAAAAATATAAAATTAATAAATTTATTCAAGCATCTTCTTCGTCAGTTTACGGAAATAACAGTAAGGTTCCTTTTAGTGAAAATGACGTAGTTGATTACGCTATATCTCCTTACGCAGCAACTAAAAAATCAGGAGAAATTCTAGGACATGTATTTCATCACCTTTATAATATAGATATGATTCAACTCAGATTTTTTACTGTTTATGGTCCAAGACAAAGACCTGATTTGGCAATACATAAATTTACAAAATTTATTACAGAAGGAAAAGCAGTACCTGTTTACGGGGATGGGTCTTCAGAAAGAGATTATACATATATAGATGATATCCTAGACGGGATAATAAAAAGTATCGATTATTTAAGAGAAAACCAAGGTATTTATCATATATTGAACTTAGGAGAGTCCGAAACAATTTCTCTAAATAAAATGATTCAAGTTATACAAGATGAGCTTGGAATTAAAGCGATCATAAATCACCTTCCACTACAACCTGGAGATGTAAACAAAACTTATGCTGACATTTCTAAAGCAAAAAAACTCTTAGGATACTCTCCTAAAACTAATTTTAAAAATGGTATAAAAAACTTTATTTCTTGGTATCAAGAATTTAATGAATTAAAAAAGACCTCTCTTCGATAG
- a CDS encoding glycosyltransferase family 39 protein, whose amino-acid sequence MKNRKIFIFIGMALLVYPIFFFRDLTPDNELKYISIVTEALDKGNIFAFYNHGIPYADKPPLYFWIIMMVKNITGSYSVPTIGMFSLLPALLILIIMSRWSSSELDEEDQTLASGMLFTTSIFLGGGLVLRMDMLMTLFIILSLYSFYRCYTGIGKSWEPYLIWLWIFLALFTKGPLGILIPLVSIIVFLTAEKKLSKIRQYLPLRGLIILVSLTVIWLSLVYFEGGKGYLYNLTVKQTVGRGVNSFKHKRPFYYYFTGSLASFLPWSLFYVTTFILGIKNRSNAGLLEKFFRTVVISTFILLSFISSKLEIYLLPAYPFVAFLSVLQFRRLSKEKYWKWCAALPGLLLFLIFPGIFAAAFLNKLPFEITFLFYSGLLFVSLAGIYSLLHIEKGNFKKSFWGIIFGMLFLIFSISMNLEDLNSEIGLKALAEKGQEIKSKKIASSFYAFNFEKSENMDVYLHEPVININDLDSLHKVIREKNIILFVRTKDIKRNQELKNTLSNFNKFKIGSNYLYQVSSEESEVIP is encoded by the coding sequence ATGAAAAATAGAAAAATTTTCATATTTATAGGAATGGCACTCTTGGTTTATCCTATTTTCTTTTTTAGAGATCTTACACCTGACAACGAACTTAAATATATAAGTATAGTAACTGAGGCCTTAGATAAAGGAAATATATTTGCTTTCTATAATCACGGAATTCCATATGCAGACAAACCCCCCTTATACTTTTGGATCATCATGATGGTCAAGAACATAACTGGGAGCTACAGTGTTCCTACAATTGGAATGTTCAGTCTTTTACCGGCCCTTTTGATACTTATAATAATGAGCAGGTGGTCTTCATCTGAACTAGACGAAGAAGATCAGACTCTAGCATCAGGAATGCTCTTCACCACATCTATCTTCCTTGGAGGTGGACTTGTTCTTAGGATGGATATGCTCATGACACTGTTTATAATTCTTTCTCTATACAGTTTCTACAGATGCTATACAGGAATTGGAAAATCTTGGGAGCCTTATCTTATTTGGCTGTGGATCTTTCTTGCACTGTTTACCAAGGGGCCTTTGGGAATACTCATTCCGCTGGTATCTATAATTGTATTTCTTACAGCTGAGAAAAAACTTTCTAAAATAAGACAGTATCTTCCATTAAGAGGACTTATTATTCTAGTTAGTCTAACAGTCATCTGGCTTTCCTTGGTATATTTCGAAGGGGGAAAGGGTTACCTTTATAACCTCACAGTAAAACAGACTGTAGGAAGGGGGGTAAACTCCTTCAAACACAAAAGACCTTTTTATTATTATTTCACAGGATCTCTAGCAAGTTTTCTTCCTTGGTCTCTTTTTTATGTCACTACTTTTATCCTGGGAATAAAAAACAGAAGCAATGCAGGTCTTCTGGAAAAATTCTTTAGAACAGTTGTAATATCTACTTTCATCCTGCTTTCTTTTATAAGCAGCAAGCTTGAAATATACCTACTTCCAGCTTATCCCTTTGTGGCTTTTCTATCTGTGTTACAGTTTAGGAGACTGTCAAAGGAAAAATACTGGAAATGGTGTGCGGCACTTCCTGGATTATTACTGTTTTTAATATTCCCTGGAATTTTTGCGGCTGCATTTTTAAATAAACTACCCTTTGAAATAACTTTTTTATTTTATAGTGGCTTGCTGTTTGTCTCTTTAGCAGGTATATATTCCCTTTTACATATAGAAAAGGGGAATTTTAAAAAATCATTTTGGGGAATTATTTTTGGGATGTTGTTTCTTATTTTTTCCATTTCTATGAATCTTGAAGACTTAAACAGCGAAATAGGGCTAAAGGCTCTCGCTGAGAAGGGACAGGAAATAAAATCAAAAAAAATAGCATCCAGCTTTTATGCATTTAATTTTGAAAAATCAGAAAATATGGATGTCTATCTCCATGAGCCAGTTATAAATATTAATGATTTGGATAGCTTACATAAGGTTATCAGAGAGAAAAATATAATCCTTTTTGTAAGAACAAAAGATATTAAAAGAAATCAGGAGCTAAAAAATACTTTAAGTAATTTCAATAAGTTTAAGATAGGAAGTAACTATCTATATCAAGTATCATCAGAAGAAAGTGAGGTTATCCCATGA
- a CDS encoding glycosyltransferase family 39 protein, which translates to MQVREKKSLLYLFFYGIITLFPSLWVGRVGIMEARNFVTAREMVQNGNWIITTMNGEFRFEKPPFPTWLTALFMKFFNTTTNEFVLRLPIAICTLGLIFLIYFLVKSATKNPELAFISGLVSTTTFMIIKLGNENAWDMFPYIFMFGCVTYIFIGLKSLNIIYFIISGVFMGVSLLSKGPVPVYGMMLPFFVAYSVTYGFSNIRVSWKKILFTIVIGVGLAALWPAAIMLTQKDLFISVMNKEASTWSNKHVKSIFYYFDYVIYIGVWMIFALASFFKKWSEKRSPDNKFFSMLFLWNLITFVLISLIKMKKKRYGVPLYILTPMMASHLIFYFINRDWKELVKIENFIIKTHTILMVTISILIPPMFYFKGYRNRHIGIIYLSFVAVFFLFFSYEFIMGFTKKRKIKQILFMTGFLMIIINISVTWFVEKYVRTEYRDEYKYLSTVKDSNTFSSIVYTFKDDQIENVWKVGQKIKVIDNFQNMPNEFFLLDSRKELLIKETLKSQFIIEKKDTYYQYEDDDKIIYLYKVIKNKKG; encoded by the coding sequence ATGCAAGTTAGAGAGAAAAAAAGTCTCCTTTATCTTTTTTTCTACGGAATAATAACACTGTTTCCTAGCCTATGGGTTGGTAGGGTAGGAATAATGGAAGCACGAAATTTTGTCACTGCTAGAGAGATGGTACAAAATGGGAACTGGATCATAACCACCATGAACGGTGAATTCAGATTTGAAAAACCTCCCTTTCCCACATGGCTGACAGCTTTATTTATGAAATTTTTTAACACAACAACCAATGAGTTTGTCCTCAGACTTCCAATTGCAATATGCACCTTGGGACTGATTTTTCTGATTTATTTTTTGGTAAAATCAGCTACGAAAAATCCTGAATTGGCTTTTATATCTGGGTTGGTAAGTACCACAACCTTTATGATAATAAAACTTGGAAATGAGAATGCATGGGATATGTTCCCCTATATTTTTATGTTTGGATGTGTTACATATATTTTTATAGGTTTAAAATCCTTGAACATAATTTATTTCATAATCTCCGGTGTCTTTATGGGGGTGTCACTCCTCAGTAAAGGACCCGTACCTGTCTACGGCATGATGTTACCATTTTTTGTAGCGTATTCTGTAACCTATGGGTTTTCAAATATAAGAGTCAGCTGGAAAAAAATATTATTTACTATTGTTATAGGGGTGGGTTTGGCTGCTTTATGGCCTGCGGCGATTATGTTAACTCAAAAAGATCTCTTTATCTCTGTCATGAATAAAGAGGCTTCTACCTGGTCAAACAAACATGTAAAAAGCATATTTTATTATTTTGATTATGTTATTTACATTGGTGTGTGGATGATTTTTGCTCTCGCTTCTTTTTTCAAAAAATGGTCAGAAAAAAGAAGCCCAGATAATAAATTTTTCTCAATGCTTTTTTTATGGAATTTAATAACTTTTGTTTTGATATCTTTAATAAAAATGAAGAAAAAAAGATATGGAGTTCCACTGTATATTCTGACTCCTATGATGGCCTCACATCTTATCTTTTATTTCATAAACAGAGACTGGAAAGAGCTTGTAAAAATAGAAAATTTTATAATAAAAACTCATACCATTCTTATGGTCACAATATCGATTTTAATTCCCCCTATGTTTTACTTCAAAGGATATAGAAATAGACATATAGGAATCATATATTTATCATTTGTTGCAGTGTTTTTTTTATTCTTTTCATACGAATTTATAATGGGATTTACTAAAAAAAGAAAAATAAAACAAATCCTTTTTATGACAGGATTCTTAATGATTATAATCAACATCTCTGTGACATGGTTTGTAGAAAAATACGTAAGAACAGAATACCGAGATGAATATAAATATTTGAGCACTGTCAAAGACTCAAATACATTTTCTAGTATTGTTTATACGTTTAAAGACGATCAGATTGAGAATGTATGGAAGGTCGGTCAGAAAATAAAAGTAATAGATAATTTTCAAAATATGCCCAATGAGTTTTTCTTGTTAGACAGTAGAAAAGAGCTACTGATAAAAGAAACTCTTAAATCTCAATTTATAATAGAAAAAAAAGATACTTACTACCAATATGAAGATGACGATAAAATTATTTATTTATACAAAGTGATTAAAAATAAAAAAGGTTAA
- a CDS encoding lipid-A-disaccharide synthase N-terminal domain-containing protein, whose translation MKPILILGFIGQAFFSMRFLVQWMASERAGKSVIPLSFWIFSIIGSSFLLIYAIYRKDPVFILGQAPNLFIYTRNLYLIKKERLAGGSDAS comes from the coding sequence ATGAAACCAATTTTGATATTGGGATTTATAGGCCAAGCTTTTTTTTCCATGAGATTTCTAGTTCAGTGGATGGCCAGCGAAAGGGCAGGCAAGAGTGTAATCCCTCTTTCCTTCTGGATATTTAGTATTATTGGAAGTTCTTTTCTGCTGATATATGCTATATACAGAAAAGACCCTGTGTTTATACTGGGACAGGCTCCGAATCTATTTATTTACACAAGAAACCTCTATCTCATAAAAAAAGAAAGACTGGCGGGAGGTAGCGATGCAAGTTAG
- a CDS encoding glycosyltransferase family 2 protein produces MQRISVIAPVYNEEENISRFIKKVEDSVRKEFISYEIILINDGSTDNSRGILDQEASENGHIKVFHFTKNNGQTAALAAGFEKCSGDIVVTMDSDLQTDPDDIYTLLPYLENYDMVNGRRASREDGIKKKISSLVGNGVRNLITGDNIQDTGCPLKLYKKEVAKSYILFEGMHRFLPTLARLRGFKVVEVPVKHYDREFGVSKYGVFNRLFKGLKDAFAVKWMKNRILKYEFETGGNQK; encoded by the coding sequence ATGCAGAGAATATCTGTCATAGCACCAGTATACAATGAAGAAGAGAATATATCACGCTTTATAAAAAAAGTTGAGGATTCAGTGAGGAAAGAGTTTATATCCTATGAAATTATCCTTATAAATGACGGAAGCACTGATAACAGCAGAGGGATTTTAGACCAAGAGGCTTCAGAAAATGGTCATATAAAGGTCTTTCACTTCACAAAAAACAACGGTCAGACTGCCGCTTTAGCTGCAGGTTTTGAAAAATGCTCTGGAGATATTGTTGTCACTATGGATTCAGATCTTCAGACAGACCCAGATGATATCTATACTCTTTTACCATACCTTGAAAATTATGACATGGTAAATGGCAGAAGAGCATCAAGAGAGGACGGAATCAAGAAAAAAATCTCTTCTCTAGTTGGAAATGGGGTCAGAAATCTTATAACAGGGGACAACATACAGGATACGGGCTGCCCTTTAAAATTGTATAAAAAGGAAGTTGCCAAGAGCTATATATTGTTTGAAGGTATGCACAGATTCCTGCCTACACTTGCCAGACTCAGAGGATTTAAGGTTGTAGAGGTCCCTGTTAAGCACTATGACAGAGAGTTCGGAGTTTCAAAGTACGGAGTTTTTAACAGGCTCTTCAAAGGATTAAAAGATGCCTTTGCTGTAAAATGGATGAAAAACAGGATTTTAAAATATGAATTTGAGACTGGAGGAAATCAAAAATGA
- a CDS encoding response regulator transcription factor: MKKILIIEDERKISRYLQLELEHEGYSVDIADDGAMALELFGKTFYNIVLLDLMLPKLSGEEVCRNIRRNSEVPVIVLTAKDKTFSKINLLDLGADDYITKPFVIGELLARIRVALRHKKDFSDGQLVIYEGIQLDLDKKLAFVGGDEVPLTKTEFNLLHYLILNREIVLSREQMLNSVWGYDYAGGEKIVDVYIKSLRKKVDQREKKLIHTVRGFGYILKEES; encoded by the coding sequence ATGAAAAAAATACTGATTATAGAAGACGAAAGGAAAATAAGCCGATATCTCCAACTTGAGCTCGAGCATGAAGGGTATTCTGTAGATATTGCTGATGATGGGGCAATGGCACTGGAGTTATTTGGGAAGACTTTTTATAATATAGTTCTTCTTGATCTGATGCTGCCAAAGCTCTCTGGAGAAGAGGTCTGTCGAAATATTAGGAGAAATTCTGAGGTTCCTGTGATAGTTCTTACTGCCAAGGACAAAACTTTCAGTAAAATAAATCTTTTAGACCTAGGAGCAGACGACTATATAACAAAACCCTTTGTCATCGGGGAGCTTTTAGCCAGGATAAGGGTAGCTCTGAGGCATAAAAAAGACTTTTCTGATGGTCAGCTGGTTATTTATGAAGGAATACAGCTGGATCTGGATAAAAAATTAGCCTTTGTCGGTGGAGATGAAGTACCCCTAACAAAAACCGAATTTAATCTTCTTCATTATCTGATACTGAACAGAGAGATAGTTTTATCTAGAGAACAAATGCTGAACAGTGTATGGGGATATGACTATGCAGGGGGAGAAAAAATAGTGGATGTATACATAAAATCTCTGAGAAAAAAAGTGGACCAAAGAGAAAAAAAGCTTATTCACACAGTAAGAGGATTTGGATATATTTTGAAAGAGGAGAGCTAA